The DNA segment AAAACACCTGTCTCAACTCTACCGCATGGAACTGTACCAACACCGGTTATGGTGAAGGCGGTTTCTATAGGTATTCTTAAAGGTAAGTTAATAGGCTTCTCTGGCAGCTTCAAAGTATCAAAGGCTTCTATTAATACCGGCCCCTTATACCAGGGCATATTCGGACTAGGTTTTGTTAAGTTGTCACCAGTCCACGCAGACACTGGGACGAATAAAACTTCTTTATCAGCGTTTGGATAAAGTGGTTTAAGCAAATCTAAGACGGCTTGCTTAATCTGGTTGTAACGCTCCTGGCTCCAATTCACAGAAGGGTCATCCATTTTATTAACAGCTACGATTAACTGGTTCACTCCAAGAGTCTTAGCTAGATACGCGTGTTCACGAGTTTGACCGCCCAAGCTTATTCCTGCTTCAAATTCACCTTTCCTAGATGAGACTACAAGTAACGCTGCGTCCGCTTGACTGGCGCCGGTAATCATGTTCTTAACGAAGTCTCTGTGACCTGGAGCGTCGATTATAGTAAACTCATATTTCGGTGTCTCGAATTTCTGATAGTAAAGGTCTATTGTAATACCACGTTCACGCTCCTCCTTCAGTCTATCCATGATAAAAGCGTACTTGAAACTACCCTTCTCCATTTGCTCAGCTAATTGCTCTATTTTACGCATTTCAGCATCGCTTATTGAACCGGTAGCGTATAGAACATGGCCCATTAAAGTGCTTTTCCCCGCGTCTATATGGCCGATCACTACGATATTAAGATGGGGTTTCTTTTCAGGCATCGAATAATTTCCCTCCAGCTTATCATGTTTTAGATAATATACACTCCACTCCTCGAAAGCAGATAACTGAACGTATACTATAACAGTTACACCAGCATTTTTATTAGAGTGGGCGGGTGCGTATTAGTATACCACCCGCTTATAATGTTAGGATACAAGCAGATATATAAATTTATTCGATTCAACCGCTTACATCTTAAAAGTTTTAGCTTCTACGTTCTTTATCTTACTCTAAAAATTACCGCGTTTTTCATCTAAAAAACACTTAACCTCTATTTTAGTTTAGTGAAGCAAATAAAGTTGAGTAGTGAAAACACGGTTAAGTTAAAATGAAGCATGCTTCTATAAGATGCTTACTTAAGTAAATATTATAATTTTTATATGTGTTTATTAAATAATAACTGGTTGATAACCTGTGGTGGAGCTATGTGCGGTATAATCGGTGTTCTCACAGCTGAAGGAGAGGTGGGGGATGTTCTCAGCAAAGCTCTTAAGAGATTGGAGTACAGGGGATATGACTCGGTGGGTGTGGCTACAGTTAACGAAAATAAAATATTCATTAAAAAAGACAAAGGAAAAATAGATGAAGTTAACGAACGATTAGATTTGGCTGATATACCGGGGCGCATCGGAATAGGCCACACAAGGTGGGCTACTCACGGTGTCCCTTCCAAGATAAATTCTCATCCGCACAGTGATTGCAATAATAGAATAGCTGTCGTGCATAACGGAATCATAGAAAATTACAGCGAGTTAAAGG comes from the Candidatus Odinarchaeum yellowstonii genome and includes:
- the tuf gene encoding translation elongation factor EF-1 subunit alpha; its protein translation is MPEKKPHLNIVVIGHIDAGKSTLMGHVLYATGSISDAEMRKIEQLAEQMEKGSFKYAFIMDRLKEERERGITIDLYYQKFETPKYEFTIIDAPGHRDFVKNMITGASQADAALLVVSSRKGEFEAGISLGGQTREHAYLAKTLGVNQLIVAVNKMDDPSVNWSQERYNQIKQAVLDLLKPLYPNADKEVLFVPVSAWTGDNLTKPSPNMPWYKGPVLIEAFDTLKLPEKPINLPLRIPIETAFTITGVGTVPCGRVETGVLKVGDKVIFQPAGKTGEVKSIEMHHERLEKAEPGDNIGFNVRGLAKGDVKRGDVCGHIDNPPTVVQEFKARVLILNHPTAIAAGYTPVVHAHTAQVACKFEELISKFDPKTGAVIQEKPDFVKKGEGVIVRMVPIRPFVIERLRDIPQLGRFAVRDMGTTVAVGMVEEVVPKK